The Methanohalophilus portucalensis genome window below encodes:
- a CDS encoding Sjogren's syndrome/scleroderma autoantigen 1 family protein: MGRNDDDAKIRRISKLLELGGTMLAQHCDTCGSPLFRYQGQVLCPLCNVAEEGEEDQDEKVEETIPSVETEVSKEEFETETVENKPKVAPSQPHTNLQEPVSDSLHGERKGSSPLEQLIESKLVEIAKNIQSESDPRRVEDAFDLIERGMNILERIRSNS, encoded by the coding sequence ATGGGAAGAAATGATGACGATGCTAAAATAAGAAGAATTTCCAAATTGCTTGAGCTTGGTGGCACAATGCTTGCACAACATTGTGATACTTGTGGATCTCCTTTATTCCGTTATCAGGGGCAGGTCCTATGTCCTCTATGTAACGTTGCAGAAGAGGGGGAAGAAGATCAGGATGAAAAGGTAGAGGAAACGATTCCTTCTGTTGAAACAGAAGTATCAAAAGAGGAATTTGAAACAGAAACTGTTGAAAATAAACCAAAAGTTGCTCCATCGCAACCACACACCAACCTTCAGGAACCAGTATCTGATTCATTGCATGGTGAAAGGAAGGGCTCAAGTCCCCTTGAACAATTGATTGAATCCAAACTTGTTGAAATAGCAAAAAACATTCAATCAGAATCAGACCCCCGGCGTGTAGAAGACGCTTTTGATCTTATCGAGAGGGGAATGAATATTCTGGAAAGGATAAGATCCAATTCCTGA
- a CDS encoding DEAD/DEAH box helicase, which translates to MVKYIQHPLIKPDSVEQRLYQLDLAGKALSSSTLVVLPTGLGKTIVALLVMASRLEATGKKVVMLSPTKPLVEQHAAFFSQMLNLEPEEVMTFTGNLPPAKRENMWERGRVIVSTPQVIENDLLTKRISLQDVAHITFDEAHRAVGNYSYTYIAEEYFNQAKEPLCLAITASPGSSDEKIAEVCESLHIEKVAVKTEDDSDVAPYIHHKKVEWVHLKLPDEMQRLKDLLDKVLEDRIQKLDEVGYRLPYGKKTSKKELLGLQRKMQGQLRSGNPDPSVYSSISLMAEILKAGHAIEVIETQGVGALAKYVDRLEREACTKGASKASKRLMEDLSMRQLSHRLKECGAEHPKLETVCNIVKEELISNPDSRVIVFTNFRDTAEMVTDALSEIEDINPVKFVGQSSKYKDKGLTQKQQVEIIDHFKQGNFNVLVATSVAEEGLDIPATDLVVFYEPIPSEIRSIQRKGRTGRKHAGRVVVLVTKGTRDEGYYWSSANREKKMQGNIRQLQETLSTEEQDNPFIKEKQRSLEDFDNSAEPADDTGPEVVADQREIRSTVTRNLQKAGAALSVKTLEVGDYVVSENVAIERKETVDFVNSLIEGKLFEQISNLTRTYEKNILIIEGEGLFNARRINPSSIYGAMLSISMDFETTILHTRDAEETAALIIQIAKRHQGKDKKPINPHGKKAAPILSKQQEYIVSAIPQLGPQAARNLLEYFGSVEAVMKACEEELREVKLIGPKTAARIREVVCSEYKG; encoded by the coding sequence ATGGTAAAGTACATACAACATCCCCTGATTAAACCCGATTCTGTCGAACAACGTCTCTACCAGCTTGACCTGGCAGGCAAAGCACTATCTTCCTCTACACTGGTAGTCCTTCCCACAGGACTGGGCAAAACAATAGTAGCTCTGCTTGTCATGGCGTCAAGACTGGAGGCTACGGGAAAAAAGGTGGTGATGTTATCACCCACAAAACCACTGGTCGAACAACACGCAGCTTTTTTTAGCCAGATGTTAAACCTGGAACCTGAAGAAGTGATGACATTTACGGGAAATCTTCCTCCTGCAAAGAGAGAAAATATGTGGGAAAGAGGTAGGGTAATAGTATCCACGCCCCAGGTTATAGAAAACGACCTGCTCACAAAAAGGATCAGTCTTCAGGATGTGGCCCACATAACATTCGATGAAGCTCATCGTGCTGTTGGAAACTATTCATATACCTACATTGCAGAGGAATACTTCAACCAGGCAAAAGAACCCTTGTGTCTGGCAATTACCGCAAGCCCGGGAAGCTCAGATGAAAAGATAGCAGAGGTCTGCGAAAGTTTGCATATCGAAAAAGTGGCAGTCAAAACAGAAGATGATTCTGATGTTGCCCCTTATATCCACCATAAGAAAGTCGAATGGGTTCACTTAAAACTGCCCGATGAAATGCAAAGGCTCAAGGATTTGCTCGATAAAGTTCTGGAAGACAGGATTCAAAAACTGGATGAAGTTGGATACAGACTGCCCTACGGGAAAAAAACCTCAAAAAAGGAACTACTGGGACTTCAAAGAAAAATGCAGGGCCAACTCAGAAGTGGAAACCCTGATCCTTCTGTATACAGTTCCATATCCCTCATGGCAGAAATCCTCAAAGCAGGCCATGCAATAGAAGTCATTGAAACCCAGGGAGTAGGGGCTCTTGCCAAATATGTGGACCGCCTGGAGAGGGAAGCCTGTACAAAGGGAGCAAGTAAAGCTTCTAAAAGACTAATGGAAGACCTGTCCATGAGGCAATTATCCCATCGTCTTAAAGAGTGCGGTGCAGAGCATCCCAAACTTGAGACAGTGTGTAACATTGTAAAAGAAGAATTAATCTCCAATCCAGATTCAAGAGTTATCGTTTTTACCAATTTCAGGGATACAGCAGAAATGGTAACAGATGCACTATCGGAGATTGAAGATATAAATCCAGTGAAATTCGTAGGCCAGAGTTCAAAATACAAAGACAAAGGCCTGACCCAGAAACAACAGGTCGAAATTATCGATCATTTCAAACAGGGAAACTTCAATGTACTTGTTGCAACTTCCGTTGCTGAAGAGGGACTGGATATACCTGCAACAGACCTGGTTGTTTTTTATGAACCAATCCCTTCGGAAATACGCAGTATCCAGAGAAAGGGGAGAACCGGCCGCAAACATGCCGGCAGGGTTGTAGTTCTGGTAACAAAGGGAACCCGGGACGAAGGCTACTACTGGAGCAGTGCAAACCGGGAAAAGAAGATGCAGGGAAATATCAGACAACTCCAGGAAACACTGTCCACAGAAGAACAAGATAATCCTTTCATTAAAGAAAAGCAGCGCAGTCTTGAAGATTTTGACAACAGTGCAGAACCTGCAGATGACACCGGGCCGGAAGTCGTGGCGGATCAAAGAGAGATACGCAGTACTGTAACACGCAATCTACAAAAAGCAGGTGCAGCCCTTAGTGTAAAAACCCTCGAAGTGGGAGATTACGTTGTCAGTGAGAATGTCGCTATTGAGAGAAAGGAAACCGTGGATTTCGTGAATTCACTTATTGAGGGGAAGCTCTTCGAGCAGATTTCAAACCTGACACGCACTTATGAGAAAAACATCCTGATTATCGAAGGAGAGGGACTATTCAATGCCCGCCGTATCAATCCATCTTCCATTTACGGTGCAATGTTATCAATATCAATGGATTTTGAAACAACTATTCTCCATACCAGAGATGCAGAAGAAACAGCAGCTCTCATAATCCAGATAGCTAAAAGACACCAGGGGAAGGATAAAAAACCTATCAATCCTCACGGGAAAAAAGCTGCTCCAATCCTTTCAAAGCAGCAGGAATATATTGTATCCGCAATTCCCCAGCTTGGGCCACAGGCAGCACGCAACCTGCTTGAATATTTCGGGTCTGTTGAGGCTGTAATGAAAGCTTGTGAAGAAGAACTCAGGGAAGTGAAACTCATTGGTCCTAAAACCGCTGCACGTATAAGAGAAGTGGTTTGTAGCGAATATAAAGGATAA
- a CDS encoding prefoldin subunit beta, translated as MSSELPPQVQNQLAQLQQVQQQAQTLAMQKNQIESTLKETETALEELEQLSGDAVVYRTVGDMQIRTTKDDAIEKLKERNETLSLRLQSISRQEERISKRFNQLQEQVKQAMGTQGGYQAQ; from the coding sequence ATGAGTTCAGAACTACCCCCACAGGTCCAGAACCAGCTGGCACAGTTGCAGCAGGTTCAACAACAGGCCCAGACACTTGCTATGCAAAAAAATCAGATCGAAAGTACACTGAAAGAAACGGAAACTGCTCTGGAAGAACTTGAACAGTTGTCCGGAGATGCAGTTGTCTACAGGACTGTTGGGGATATGCAGATACGTACTACCAAGGATGATGCTATCGAAAAGCTCAAAGAGAGAAATGAAACCCTTTCACTGAGATTGCAGTCTATTTCTCGTCAGGAAGAACGCATCTCCAAACGTTTCAACCAGCTTCAAGAACAAGTCAAACAGGCTATGGGCACCCAAGGCGGTTATCAGGCACAGTGA
- a CDS encoding translin family protein: MDSITGTLIGNFEEKDAAREKGLALSRKLVRACRTTTIAIHRKERDTVKKNLLTARNYLREMNETLGKYPEIYYKGPVGQAQQEYAECIITYSLLCENKTLEELPTPQQMEVEDSAYLNGLAEAGGELRRHVLDLIREDKPAEGEKYLQIMDNIYSLLIMFDYPDVITANLRRHTDVLRSLNEKTRGDLTHALQQYKFQKLMMNSQEINQI; encoded by the coding sequence ATGGATTCTATTACAGGCACCCTTATTGGAAATTTTGAAGAAAAGGATGCTGCACGGGAAAAAGGTCTGGCCCTGTCACGTAAACTTGTTAGAGCGTGCCGTACAACTACTATCGCAATTCATCGCAAAGAAAGGGATACTGTCAAAAAGAATCTCCTGACTGCTCGTAATTATCTCCGGGAAATGAATGAAACCCTGGGAAAATACCCTGAAATATATTACAAAGGACCTGTGGGACAGGCACAGCAGGAATATGCAGAATGTATTATCACCTATTCTTTATTATGTGAAAATAAGACACTTGAAGAATTGCCAACCCCCCAACAGATGGAAGTCGAAGATTCAGCCTACCTTAATGGCCTTGCAGAAGCAGGCGGAGAATTGAGAAGGCATGTACTTGATCTGATAAGAGAAGACAAGCCTGCAGAGGGGGAAAAATATTTACAGATAATGGATAACATTTATTCACTTTTAATAATGTTTGATTACCCTGATGTAATTACCGCAAATCTCAGACGTCACACGGATGTACTCAGATCCCTGAATGAAAAGACCAGAGGAGATCTGACCCATGCATTACAGCAATATAAATTCCAGAAATTAATGATGAATTCGCAGGAAATAAATCAAATTTAA
- a CDS encoding deoxyuridine 5'-triphosphate nucleotidohydrolase, with amino-acid sequence MAMLSRKELNKLLEGEQPLVEGFVDKELQVQPNGIELTLESVHRLNGKGTIDFDNSKRQIPESIPLDFYEEWIDLEKGIYKIIFNEIVNIPKNIAALATPRSSLIRAGATLETAVWDAGYRGRSECLLVVYNPDGLKLQKNARTIQLVFYTLHTEVDEGYNGKYQNENTCLQ; translated from the coding sequence ATGGCAATGCTATCAAGGAAAGAACTTAACAAACTACTGGAGGGTGAGCAGCCTCTTGTCGAAGGTTTTGTGGATAAAGAACTTCAGGTGCAACCCAATGGAATCGAACTTACACTTGAGAGTGTGCACAGACTAAATGGAAAGGGCACCATCGATTTTGATAATTCAAAAAGGCAAATCCCTGAAAGTATACCTCTTGATTTTTATGAGGAATGGATTGACCTCGAAAAAGGCATATACAAAATTATCTTCAATGAAATCGTTAATATTCCCAAAAATATTGCAGCACTCGCAACACCAAGGTCAAGCCTGATACGTGCCGGAGCGACACTGGAAACTGCTGTATGGGATGCCGGATACCGTGGCAGAAGCGAATGTTTACTTGTTGTTTATAACCCTGATGGCCTGAAACTGCAAAAAAATGCGCGTACGATACAACTTGTATTTTATACTCTGCACACAGAAGTTGATGAAGGATACAATGGTAAATACCAGAATGAGAATACCTGCTTACAATAA
- a CDS encoding endonuclease V, with product MGRQVVTTDGFENIKLIGGADCTYFKDLVICCIVVLKYPTMEFVERTVHIGKISFPYISGFFSFREGEGTIRAYQKLSHKPDLLMINACGTTHPANAGFASHIGVVLDKPTIGITKRIFCGRAKIPQKGNEAQPLYHGRKQKGWLLKVLPETKPIVITVGHLTSTRSCLDITKKCLKGNKMPEPLRIAHRCAGEEKKKWGKSSGT from the coding sequence ATAGGTAGACAGGTAGTCACCACTGATGGGTTTGAAAATATAAAACTTATTGGGGGTGCGGACTGTACCTATTTCAAAGATCTTGTAATATGCTGTATTGTCGTACTAAAATATCCCACAATGGAATTTGTCGAAAGGACAGTTCATATTGGAAAAATAAGTTTTCCTTATATATCGGGATTTTTTTCATTTCGTGAGGGAGAAGGGACAATAAGAGCCTACCAGAAGCTCAGCCACAAACCTGATCTGCTTATGATCAATGCCTGTGGTACCACCCATCCTGCAAATGCCGGATTTGCCTCTCATATTGGAGTGGTCCTGGATAAGCCTACAATAGGGATTACAAAAAGAATTTTTTGCGGCAGGGCAAAAATACCACAAAAAGGAAATGAAGCCCAGCCATTATATCATGGAAGAAAACAAAAAGGTTGGCTCCTTAAAGTATTGCCCGAAACAAAACCAATCGTAATTACAGTCGGACATCTGACGTCCACCAGGAGTTGCCTGGATATCACAAAAAAGTGCCTGAAAGGAAACAAAATGCCTGAACCATTAAGGATTGCTCATCGATGTGCAGGAGAAGAGAAAAAGAAATGGGGTAAAAGCAGTGGTACATGA
- a CDS encoding DHH family phosphoesterase: protein MKVDEEGFYNKLLDYHNILYLCHRNADPDAVSSAFALSEAIGGKVGLVDGCNRVASLLVDKLEIDVVEDPNPEDYDLTVVVDTSTIAQLNDIELCHYGVIDHHATTALTENAAFYLHRNKTSVAEIVYDVLKCMGAPIMNRTAVGLMTGIVTDTGHFKHATSDTFRTFSNIIESSGVEYAEVLELMASTPQDVSMRIAMLKTANRAEIERVESWLVATSHVSSFGGSASSMLINIGADVAFVGTLKENSIRVSGRAKRDAVNAGVNLGQIMEDVSADYNGTGGGHAGAAGIDVVADMEEILWACKQKVIEVLRNKKNPSSL, encoded by the coding sequence ATGAAAGTAGATGAAGAGGGATTCTACAACAAACTCCTTGACTACCATAATATCCTGTATCTATGTCATCGCAATGCTGATCCCGATGCTGTAAGCAGTGCCTTTGCTCTATCTGAAGCTATTGGAGGCAAAGTAGGGCTGGTTGATGGTTGCAATCGTGTTGCTTCTTTGCTGGTTGACAAACTTGAGATTGATGTTGTGGAAGACCCAAACCCCGAAGACTACGATCTTACGGTTGTAGTAGATACTTCAACAATTGCACAGTTAAATGATATTGAATTATGTCACTATGGCGTGATTGATCACCACGCAACAACTGCTCTTACAGAGAATGCAGCATTTTATCTGCACCGCAATAAGACATCTGTTGCAGAAATAGTTTATGATGTACTGAAATGCATGGGTGCCCCTATTATGAACCGCACTGCTGTGGGGCTTATGACAGGTATTGTGACCGATACCGGGCATTTCAAACATGCAACAAGTGATACTTTCCGTACATTTTCTAATATAATTGAAAGCAGTGGTGTTGAATATGCGGAAGTACTGGAGCTGATGGCTTCTACTCCACAGGATGTGTCTATGCGTATTGCCATGCTAAAGACGGCCAATCGTGCGGAGATTGAAAGAGTGGAAAGCTGGCTTGTGGCTACCTCTCATGTAAGCTCTTTTGGAGGTTCTGCTTCTTCAATGCTGATCAATATAGGTGCTGATGTTGCATTTGTAGGTACGCTGAAAGAAAACTCTATCCGGGTTAGCGGAAGGGCAAAAAGAGATGCTGTAAATGCCGGAGTAAATCTGGGTCAGATCATGGAAGATGTGAGTGCTGATTACAATGGCACAGGTGGAGGACATGCAGGTGCTGCGGGTATCGATGTAGTTGCCGATATGGAAGAGATACTTTGGGCCTGCAAACAAAAGGTTATTGAAGTTCTCCGGAATAAGAAGAATCCGTCTAGTTTATAA
- a CDS encoding UPF0147 family protein, whose amino-acid sequence MLSVNTKDVIEQCTQVLEHIANDNSVPRNIRRSATEVVEKLNDDSEALFLRASSSISILEDISNDPNIPLHTRTLIWNVASQLETIPVDE is encoded by the coding sequence ATGCTGTCTGTTAATACTAAAGATGTTATAGAGCAATGCACACAGGTACTGGAGCACATAGCAAACGATAATTCAGTCCCAAGAAATATCAGGCGCTCCGCCACCGAAGTCGTGGAAAAATTAAACGATGACAGTGAAGCCCTTTTCCTGAGAGCTTCTTCAAGTATATCCATTCTTGAAGACATCAGTAATGACCCCAACATCCCCCTTCATACCCGTACATTAATCTGGAATGTAGCAAGTCAGCTTGAAACAATACCTGTGGATGAATAA
- the sepS gene encoding O-phosphoserine--tRNA ligase: MKFNPDKIREDASEDFDRAWNDSAKYVKKPLFNERYPITSINYGKPHPVYDTIAKLREAYLRMGFEEMMNPIIVDEQEVHKQFGHEALAVLDRCFYLAGLPRPNAGISDERISKIKEMLGDLSTEDIDMIRKVLHAYKKGEIEGDDLVPEMAAKLDVSDSLIVEVIDQVFPEFKELTPKAGKRTLRSHMTSGWFISLSEILKRREPPFNLFSIDRCFRREQQEDAARLMTYYSASCVIMDEDVTVDYGKAVAQALLSQFGFEKFQFRPDEKRSKYYSPDTQIEVFAYHPKLVDSNTKYSDGWVEIATFGIYSPIPLSKYDIPYPVMNLGLGVERLAMIIHEATDLRGMSYPQMELYSEWEMSDSELARHVEIDMIPETSQGREIFEAIVEQCQVHASEPSPCELPAWEGEIEGHNVKVSVIEPEEDTKLCGPAAFNEIVIYNNDILGLPNNKKWKKAFSNHSARTGVRFIEALAAKAASEVEDAVAKDDTEIETRARIIKTPAEINIKLSPLAQRYVTGKNKKIDIRGPVFTTIKTEIS, encoded by the coding sequence ATGAAATTCAATCCTGATAAAATAAGAGAAGATGCCAGCGAAGATTTTGACAGGGCCTGGAACGATAGCGCAAAGTATGTCAAAAAGCCTCTGTTCAATGAACGCTACCCTATAACATCAATCAACTATGGTAAACCTCATCCTGTTTATGATACTATTGCGAAACTAAGGGAAGCCTACCTTCGGATGGGTTTTGAGGAAATGATGAATCCCATCATTGTTGATGAACAGGAAGTGCACAAACAATTCGGACATGAAGCACTGGCCGTACTTGACAGATGTTTCTACCTGGCAGGACTTCCCCGGCCAAATGCCGGCATATCCGATGAGCGTATATCTAAAATAAAAGAAATGCTGGGAGATCTTTCCACAGAAGATATTGATATGATACGAAAGGTCCTGCATGCCTATAAGAAAGGAGAGATAGAAGGTGACGATCTGGTTCCCGAAATGGCCGCAAAGCTGGACGTGTCAGATTCCCTCATAGTCGAAGTCATAGATCAGGTGTTCCCGGAATTTAAGGAACTGACACCAAAAGCAGGCAAACGTACCCTGCGCAGTCATATGACCTCCGGCTGGTTTATCAGCCTCTCAGAGATTCTCAAGCGCCGTGAACCCCCATTCAATTTGTTCTCCATCGACAGGTGCTTCCGCCGGGAACAACAGGAAGATGCTGCCAGGCTTATGACCTATTATTCAGCGTCCTGTGTTATAATGGATGAGGATGTGACCGTAGATTACGGCAAAGCTGTTGCCCAGGCCCTGCTATCACAATTTGGTTTTGAGAAATTCCAGTTCAGGCCTGATGAAAAACGCAGTAAATATTACAGTCCAGATACCCAGATAGAGGTATTTGCATACCATCCAAAACTTGTAGATTCCAATACCAAATATTCGGATGGATGGGTAGAAATTGCTACTTTTGGAATATATTCCCCGATACCTCTTTCAAAATATGATATTCCCTATCCTGTGATGAATCTGGGCCTCGGGGTTGAAAGGCTTGCCATGATCATCCATGAGGCCACTGACCTGAGGGGAATGAGCTATCCACAGATGGAATTGTACTCTGAATGGGAGATGTCCGACAGCGAACTTGCCAGACATGTCGAAATTGACATGATACCCGAAACATCTCAGGGGAGGGAAATATTCGAAGCCATTGTTGAGCAGTGTCAGGTCCATGCATCCGAACCAAGCCCCTGCGAGTTGCCTGCATGGGAAGGGGAAATTGAAGGGCACAATGTAAAGGTTTCAGTCATTGAACCCGAAGAAGACACTAAACTCTGTGGCCCGGCTGCTTTTAATGAGATTGTAATTTACAATAACGACATCCTGGGATTGCCAAATAATAAGAAATGGAAAAAAGCATTTTCCAATCATTCAGCAAGGACCGGTGTCAGGTTTATTGAAGCACTGGCGGCAAAGGCAGCAAGCGAGGTCGAAGATGCTGTTGCAAAAGACGATACTGAAATTGAAACACGTGCAAGAATAATAAAGACACCTGCAGAAATCAACATAAAACTATCCCCCCTTGCCCAGCGTTATGTGACCGGCAAAAACAAGAAAATAGACATAAGGGGACCTGTGTTTACCACGATAAAGACAGAAATTTCATGA
- the glyS gene encoding glycine--tRNA ligase translates to MDKYEQVIELAKRRGFLWNSFELYGGTAGFYDYGPLGSTLKRRIENIWRQFYVVREGFMEIETPTIGIEDIFVASGHVGGFSDPLCECEQCKEAFRADHLIEDYVAVADALSNEEVDEMISKHGICCPECEGKLGKAREFNLMFETSIGPGNGRPGYLRPETAQGIFIDFQRLARYYREKLPFGVTQIGKSYRNEISPRQGVIRLREFTQAEAEIFTHPEEKTHPEITAVENDLIILYSDEAQERGKLEEMTIREAIDNKIIAHEFLAYHIALTNRFLKRIGISPDKLRFRQHKKDEMAHYAIDCWDAEIKTARFGWIETVGIADRTDYDLIAHTNMSKNELAVYIEYDEPKMVKKFAVKPDMGKLGPLFRKKAKDVAEALKQLGHEEFEKDGDINVVVNGEEVSVPKDVVSAEEVEEKISGETVVPHVIEPSYGIDRIFYTLLEHAYETEMAPTAEEEKEEERILLKFKSEIAPIQVAVLPLMKNSYELVSKGRQVVSNLKDIGLMVAYDDSGTIGRRYRRNDEIGTPYSVTIDYDTLEDNTVTIRERDTMKQVRTPVSDLEGNLEKLISGNMVFEEAGSPL, encoded by the coding sequence ATGGACAAATATGAGCAGGTTATCGAACTGGCAAAAAGACGCGGATTCCTGTGGAACTCTTTTGAATTATATGGAGGTACTGCCGGATTCTATGACTACGGACCCCTGGGAAGTACCCTGAAACGCAGAATAGAAAACATTTGGAGACAATTCTATGTTGTCCGGGAAGGCTTCATGGAAATCGAAACTCCTACCATCGGCATAGAGGATATATTCGTAGCTTCCGGTCACGTAGGTGGTTTCTCCGACCCCCTGTGTGAGTGTGAACAATGCAAAGAGGCTTTTCGGGCAGATCACCTGATTGAGGACTATGTAGCTGTTGCAGATGCATTGAGTAACGAAGAAGTAGATGAGATGATCAGCAAACATGGTATTTGCTGCCCGGAATGTGAGGGCAAACTCGGAAAAGCCAGAGAGTTTAACCTGATGTTTGAGACGAGTATAGGACCCGGTAATGGCAGACCCGGATACCTGCGTCCGGAAACCGCCCAGGGAATCTTCATTGATTTCCAGAGGCTGGCGCGTTATTACAGGGAAAAACTGCCCTTCGGTGTAACCCAGATCGGTAAGTCATACCGTAATGAGATATCCCCGCGACAGGGTGTCATAAGACTCAGGGAATTTACCCAGGCTGAGGCTGAAATATTCACCCATCCAGAAGAAAAAACACATCCCGAAATTACTGCAGTGGAGAATGACCTGATAATACTTTATTCCGATGAGGCACAGGAAAGAGGAAAACTGGAAGAAATGACAATCCGGGAAGCAATCGACAACAAAATCATTGCCCACGAATTCTTGGCCTATCATATTGCCCTTACCAATCGTTTCCTCAAACGTATTGGTATTTCTCCCGATAAACTGAGATTCCGCCAGCATAAGAAAGATGAGATGGCACATTATGCAATCGATTGCTGGGATGCCGAAATCAAAACAGCTCGTTTTGGATGGATAGAAACAGTGGGTATTGCTGATCGGACCGACTATGACCTAATTGCCCATACAAATATGAGCAAAAACGAGCTGGCTGTCTATATTGAATATGATGAACCTAAAATGGTGAAAAAATTTGCCGTAAAACCAGATATGGGAAAACTCGGACCCCTCTTCAGGAAAAAAGCAAAGGATGTTGCAGAAGCTCTCAAACAACTTGGGCATGAAGAATTTGAAAAAGATGGCGATATAAACGTAGTAGTCAACGGCGAGGAAGTTTCAGTACCAAAAGACGTTGTTTCAGCTGAAGAAGTGGAAGAGAAAATAAGCGGGGAAACTGTGGTACCCCATGTTATCGAACCTTCCTATGGTATCGACAGGATATTCTACACATTACTGGAACATGCTTATGAAACCGAAATGGCCCCTACAGCTGAAGAAGAAAAGGAAGAAGAGCGTATTCTTCTCAAATTTAAGAGTGAAATTGCCCCTATTCAGGTAGCAGTCCTTCCACTTATGAAAAACAGTTATGAACTGGTCAGTAAAGGCAGGCAGGTCGTAAGTAACCTTAAGGACATAGGATTGATGGTGGCTTATGATGATTCAGGAACCATCGGAAGAAGATACCGAAGGAATGATGAAATAGGCACCCCATATTCGGTAACTATTGACTACGACACCCTTGAAGATAATACTGTTACAATTCGTGAAAGAGATACCATGAAACAGGTTCGAACCCCTGTAAGCGATCTTGAAGGAAACCTGGAAAAATTAATCAGTGGAAATATGGTGTTTGAGGAGGCCGGAAGCCCCCTCTAA
- a CDS encoding 2-amino-3,7-dideoxy-D-threo-hept-6-ulosonate synthase, with translation MSEIGKSVRIERIFDRNTQNAIIIPMDHGVGAGPLRGLTDMPTTVNKVAEGGANAVLGHMGLPKYGHRGYGKDVGLIIHLSGSTSLGPDPNHKVLVTTIEEAIKVGADAVSVHINIGADDEAKMLQDLGRIAKGCDEWGIPLLAMMYPRGPRVASEHDAEYVKHAARVGAELGADIVKTNYTGDIDSFKEVVEGCPVPVVIAGGPQMETEEDLLQMIHDSLEAGGRGVAIGRNVFQSEDPVVTVSKISRIVHGGESVEEVLNR, from the coding sequence ATGAGTGAAATTGGCAAATCCGTAAGAATCGAACGCATATTCGATCGTAATACACAAAACGCAATAATAATACCAATGGACCACGGAGTCGGAGCCGGGCCTCTAAGAGGACTGACAGATATGCCTACTACTGTAAATAAAGTCGCTGAAGGTGGTGCAAACGCAGTATTGGGGCACATGGGTCTTCCCAAATACGGTCACAGAGGATATGGAAAAGACGTGGGATTGATAATCCATCTTTCCGGTTCAACATCCCTTGGACCTGACCCAAATCACAAGGTACTGGTTACCACCATTGAAGAAGCAATAAAAGTTGGCGCTGATGCAGTATCAGTCCACATAAATATAGGTGCAGATGATGAAGCAAAGATGTTGCAGGACCTTGGTAGAATTGCAAAGGGCTGTGATGAGTGGGGAATTCCACTTCTGGCAATGATGTATCCCAGAGGACCCCGTGTAGCATCAGAGCATGATGCAGAGTATGTGAAACATGCTGCAAGAGTTGGTGCCGAGCTGGGGGCAGATATCGTGAAAACAAATTACACAGGAGATATTGATTCATTCAAAGAAGTCGTGGAAGGCTGCCCGGTACCTGTTGTTATAGCAGGCGGTCCCCAGATGGAAACAGAAGAAGACCTCCTGCAGATGATACATGATTCACTGGAGGCAGGTGGAAGAGGTGTTGCAATCGGCAGAAATGTATTCCAGTCCGAAGATCCGGTTGTTACCGTATCTAAAATATCCCGCATTGTACATGGAGGAGAATCTGTAGAAGAAGTACTCAATCGATAA